In the Actinomycetota bacterium genome, TGCTCGTAACTCTTGAGCCGCTCGAAGCGACCGACCGAACCCACGCGTATCACCCCGCTCTTTGCGGGAACAGCAACAGGCCTAACATCAATGGCCGGGTCAGGGATGCCGTTTTCAATAACGACCAGCTTGTCCGGGTCCAAACCGATCGTTAGCAACTCGTCTCTTACCGCCGGCACGACACCTACGAACCGGTCGACGCTCTGAGCTATGCGTCGGAACAATGCGTTCCGAAGACTGAGCTCGAGTCGGCCTCTCGCATTCGGGTGCAGGTGGAGCGGTGCGCTCGGCATGTTGTGCACCGTCGAGAGAATATGTGCAACTTCGGCTTGCCTAGCAGCACTGGCAGCAATCAGCGTCGCATAGAACCCGTGCGAATGTACTATGTCGGGGGACAGGCGAGCGAACAGTGCGGACAGGGCCTGTCGATCACGAATAACCATGCGCCCTGTGTGGACTGGCCACACCTCATGCCCATCCTGACGCGCATGAGCCTCGAGACCTGAACCCGGAGCGCAGACGATGCTGGTTAGCCATCCAGCCTCCCTGCATCCGCGAGCGATGCGTAGCAGATGTCGTTCCCCGCCTCCTATGTTCGCCGGGCGATAGTCGTCTACGAACACGATACGGCGCCTCACTGCCTCCGCCCCCTCGCGTAGCCGCCCCGAGCCGCGGCAATGATGCGAGCGGCAAGATGCTCTCCTAGCATCAGCGAGAGCATGGTGCGAACTCGTATGACACGCAGATGGCGACTGATGCTTCTTTGCGCAGCTTCAAGGGACTCTGGGGACAGAAGCCCTGAAGCGATGATCTCTCGTAGTGCAGCTATGTCGGCCTGACGCATCAGGACGGCATGTGCGGATTTCTGGGTAGAAGAGCGCCGATGCACCGAAAGGGGCACATCAAGATAGTTATGACGATAGCCATGGGCCAACGCGAGGAGCCAGAATCGGTAGTCCTCGGCGTACAGGTTCTCACAAAATCCCCCGACCGAATCGAATACCTCCCGCTTGAACACTGCCCCAATGCCGAAGAAACAGGCCGAACACAGGTCAACGAGAGTGGCCGCACCCGAGTCCCTCCAGCGGTCGTCGAGATCCTGAAGCGTCCGTCGCCCGTCTTCATACTGGAAGTATCCGTCGCAGGTGAACACTGAGGCTTCAGGGTTGGAGCGGATGTGCTCATCCATGGCTGCAAGATGATCAGGCAAGAGCAGGTCGTCGGCGGAGAGCATTACCAGAAGGTCGGCCCGTGCCTCTCGAACCGCCGTGTTGTAGGCTCCCCCTGTACCTCGGTTGGCTTGGTGTATCACTCTGATTCGAGCGTCAGACACCGAGGTGTCGCTGGCGAGAGAGAACGTAGAGTCCGCTGAGCCGTCGTCGACGATCACAAGCTCCCAGTCATCGAAGGTCTGCTTACGTACGGAAGCAACTGTCTCGGCAAGTGTTGCCTCGGCATTGTAGGCTGGCACGAGGATGGAGAAACGAGGATTGTCATGGGCCTTGAAGGATTCGCAGGAATCACTCATGCGCGCAGTTACTCTTTCTCTGCTTGAGGAGGCGTCCAAGCAGACGCCCCTGGTCTGCGGACTCCGGTCGTCTCGAAGTCCAGTGCTCCAACAGCACGAAAGTAGTTTACAGATGGCGCTATTCGGGAGCAATCGTGCCTCTTTAGCAGGGTGGCACTCTCGAGAATCGGCCACCT is a window encoding:
- a CDS encoding glycosyltransferase family 4 protein, encoding MRRRIVFVDDYRPANIGGGERHLLRIARGCREAGWLTSIVCAPGSGLEAHARQDGHEVWPVHTGRMVIRDRQALSALFARLSPDIVHSHGFYATLIAASAARQAEVAHILSTVHNMPSAPLHLHPNARGRLELSLRNALFRRIAQSVDRFVGVVPAVRDELLTIGLDPDKLVVIENGIPDPAIDVRPVAVPAKSGVIRVGSVGRFERLKSYEHFISAAAIVASERDDTEFRLIGDGSLRESLMTQAERLHLRDRIVFAGWSEDPISEIAAMDIYVVSSVTETTNLTVLEAMGLSRPVVATDVGGIADAVTDGVGGYIVPPRREDLLARRICELAADAALRESMGAAGRRRFEESYTEERMITRHLDLYDQLAGA
- a CDS encoding glycosyltransferase — protein: MSDSCESFKAHDNPRFSILVPAYNAEATLAETVASVRKQTFDDWELVIVDDGSADSTFSLASDTSVSDARIRVIHQANRGTGGAYNTAVREARADLLVMLSADDLLLPDHLAAMDEHIRSNPEASVFTCDGYFQYEDGRRTLQDLDDRWRDSGAATLVDLCSACFFGIGAVFKREVFDSVGGFCENLYAEDYRFWLLALAHGYRHNYLDVPLSVHRRSSTQKSAHAVLMRQADIAALREIIASGLLSPESLEAAQRSISRHLRVIRVRTMLSLMLGEHLAARIIAAARGGYARGRRQ